The window GATCAGCTTCTCCGACAACGGCACCGGCATGACGCCGGACGTGCAACGCCAGGCGTTCGACCCCTTTTTCACGACGCGACGCAACGAAGGCGGCACCGGACTTGGGCTTCACATCGTTTACAATCTGGTCACCCAGCAGCTCGGTGGCCGGATGATGCTGGAGTCAAGATTGGGACAAGGCACGACATTTCGCATTATCATGCCGCGGGCCGCCACCGGCGCCGCGGGATCAATTGACGGGACCAGCACGCCATGGCCGACCAAGACGATGTCCTCTATCTGATTGAAGATGCTGGCGACGCGCTGGTCGAATCGACGGCGCGAAAATGGAAGATCGCTGTCATCGACGACGATCACGCGGTGCATGAGGGCACGCGCTTTGCGCTGAGCGACTACATGCTGAATGGCCAGTCGCTGGAAGTCCTGTCGGCCTATTCCGCCGCCGAGGGCCAGACCCTGATGCGCGCGCATCCGGACATTGCCGCGGTACTGCTCGACGTCATCATGGAGACCGATGCGGCCGGGCTCGACCTCGTCGAATTCATCCGCAACGAACTGCACAACGAAACCGTCCGCATCATCCTGCGCACCGGCCAGCCCGGCCAGGCGCCGGAGCGCCGCGTCATCGTCGACTACGACATCAACGACTACAAGGCGAAGACCGAACTCACCGCCGACAAGCTGTTCACCTCGCTGACCGCGGCGCTGCGCAGCTACCAGCAGCTCGAACGCATGGTGCAGACCCGGCGTGGCCTTGAGATCATCATCGACGCCGCCTCGACGCTGTACGATTTCAAGTCGATGCAGCGGCTCGCCGAGGGCGTGCTGACGCAGATCGCCTCCCTGCTGAATGTCGACTGCGCCGGAATACTGGTGCTGCGCGACGGCGGCGTGGTCGGCGACGATTTTGCCGTGCTGGCCGGCTCCGGCTGCTACAGCCGCTTCATCGGCTGCCCGACGCCGCAGTCGCTCGATGCTGATCTGCGGCAGATGGTGGAAGACGCGTTCCGCCGCCGCAAGCACGAATTCGCCGACCAGCGCACCGTACTCTACGTCCGCACCGGCAGCGGCCGCGAAGTGGTGGTGCTGCTGCAGGCGGAGCGGCAACTGTCCGAGACCGACCGCTCGCTGGTGG is drawn from Nitrobacteraceae bacterium AZCC 2146 and contains these coding sequences:
- a CDS encoding signal transduction histidine kinase/DNA-binding NarL/FixJ family response regulator (product_source=COG0642/COG2197; cath_funfam=1.10.287.130,3.30.565.10,3.40.50.2300; cog=COG0642,COG2197; pfam=PF00512,PF02518,PF11849; smart=SM00387,SM00388; superfamily=47384,52172,55874), whose amino-acid sequence is MADQDDVLYLIEDAGDALVESTARKWKIAVIDDDHAVHEGTRFALSDYMLNGQSLEVLSAYSAAEGQTLMRAHPDIAAVLLDVIMETDAAGLDLVEFIRNELHNETVRIILRTGQPGQAPERRVIVDYDINDYKAKTELTADKLFTSLTAALRSYQQLERMVQTRRGLEIIIDAASTLYDFKSMQRLAEGVLTQIASLLNVDCAGILVLRDGGVVGDDFAVLAGSGCYSRFIGCPTPQSLDADLRQMVEDAFRRRKHEFADQRTVLYVRTGSGREVVVLLQAERQLSETDRSLVEIFGSRLSIAFDNVILYQQLHEANTQLEDRVAQRTRALMQANRRLSAQWLRLQRANGFKNEILGTVAHDLKNPLGVILGRTEMLTELISAGSSQEGIAAQVDHIRDATRRLTSMVDHLINDAMADAFDITIRREPVDISALVNDVAEANKPSAINKQQVITVSALSHHDLTMCDSDRMREAIDNLVSNAIKYSPIGGKIALLVAGDADNVKISVSDEGAGLSPEDLDRLFGRFQRLSAKPTGGESSTGLGLSIVKRIIDMHGGEVTADSSGPGQGATFTILLPATTDSPT